The Burkholderia pyrrocinia genome has a segment encoding these proteins:
- a CDS encoding glycosyltransferase family 4 protein: MPQNNAPLIWMNVTTSANWNRPPVGIVRVEQALCNELEALYGKQRFRKCIWREGQFIEWAEPVGERSSEIDDAIDMMLPKTESFDLSRRFMYRAMELFGKKSASQSGARGVQFEVPTGDPQYRLSPVAGDIVVSIGLDWDQSYSSEFYNLRKKKGIHVITCCYDLIPVLFPQYCVGDVSSRFKEYFNSLAWGSTAVLCISEQTKKDYLDLCDKIGSPIRPSHVIPLGDNVPTGEGELGSEVQAVLRKPFILFVSTIERRKNHEILYRAYHRLCRDGHGDALPKLVFVGMPGWGVGDLLKDIELDPLTQDKIGQLNHVTDYELMQLYKHALFCTYPSLYEGWGLPVGEALAMGKAVLSSDQGSLPEVGRDLVRYLPAWDVHAWAHAILEWCTTPAKVAEIERRVKKEYRVRTWSDTASVVKGVIDGVLADGSNAGMSIYPGHDCSTQIGIHVGSGLQGTGNDGFLMYGPHRSIEVGNYTVKVFGVADVEKDANLLFDFVADEGRQCLWRGDVRFPRAASANESLVVEFNIDVERTLDDFEVRCIDRGARAQLTRLEISKR, translated from the coding sequence ATGCCGCAAAATAATGCACCGCTGATTTGGATGAACGTCACGACCAGTGCAAACTGGAACCGCCCCCCCGTTGGCATCGTTCGTGTCGAGCAGGCGCTCTGTAACGAACTCGAGGCGTTGTACGGAAAGCAACGCTTCCGGAAGTGCATCTGGCGAGAGGGGCAGTTCATCGAGTGGGCAGAGCCCGTCGGCGAGCGGTCGTCTGAAATTGACGACGCCATCGATATGATGCTCCCCAAGACTGAGTCGTTTGATCTGTCGCGACGTTTCATGTATCGGGCAATGGAGTTGTTCGGCAAGAAATCAGCTTCGCAAAGCGGGGCGCGCGGCGTGCAGTTCGAGGTGCCGACCGGCGATCCGCAATATCGTCTGTCACCTGTCGCGGGCGATATTGTCGTGTCGATCGGATTGGACTGGGACCAATCCTATTCCTCCGAGTTTTACAATCTACGGAAAAAGAAGGGCATTCACGTCATAACGTGCTGCTACGATCTGATTCCGGTGTTGTTTCCGCAATATTGCGTCGGCGACGTATCGAGCCGATTCAAGGAGTACTTCAATTCCCTCGCGTGGGGCTCGACCGCTGTCCTGTGCATTTCGGAGCAGACCAAGAAGGACTATCTCGATCTTTGCGACAAGATCGGGTCTCCGATCCGCCCGTCTCATGTCATTCCTCTCGGCGACAATGTTCCGACAGGTGAAGGCGAACTCGGATCGGAAGTGCAGGCAGTACTCCGGAAGCCGTTCATTCTCTTCGTGTCGACAATCGAGCGGCGCAAGAATCATGAAATCCTGTACCGCGCATATCATCGTCTGTGTCGGGACGGGCACGGTGACGCGTTGCCGAAGCTTGTATTCGTCGGGATGCCGGGTTGGGGAGTCGGTGATTTGCTGAAGGACATCGAGCTTGATCCGCTGACGCAAGACAAGATTGGGCAACTAAATCACGTCACTGACTACGAGTTGATGCAGTTGTATAAACACGCGCTATTCTGCACGTATCCGTCTCTGTATGAGGGCTGGGGATTGCCGGTCGGCGAAGCACTGGCCATGGGCAAGGCGGTCCTGAGTTCGGATCAAGGTTCGCTGCCGGAAGTCGGTCGGGATCTGGTCAGGTATCTGCCGGCCTGGGATGTTCATGCATGGGCACATGCGATTCTTGAGTGGTGCACGACACCGGCTAAGGTGGCAGAAATCGAGCGCCGTGTGAAGAAGGAATACCGGGTGCGCACGTGGTCGGACACAGCGAGCGTAGTAAAGGGCGTTATCGATGGCGTTCTGGCTGACGGCTCGAATGCGGGTATGTCAATTTATCCTGGGCACGATTGCAGTACGCAAATCGGCATTCATGTCGGGTCAGGGTTGCAGGGCACCGGAAACGACGGATTTTTGATGTATGGTCCGCACCGTTCGATTGAAGTGGGGAACTACACAGTGAAGGTATTTGGCGTCGCGGATGTCGAAAAGGACGCCAATCTGTTGTTCGACTTCGTCGCGGATGAAGGGCGGCAGTGCCTGTGGCGGGGCGACGTGCGATTCCCCCGGGCAGCGTCGGCGAATGAATCTCTTGTCGTGGAGTTCAATATCGATGTCGAGCGAACGCTCGATGATTTCGAGGTGCGCTGCATCGATCGAGGCGCGCGTGCGCAGCTTACGCGACTGGAAATCTCGAAGCGGTAA
- a CDS encoding glycosyltransferase family 4 protein, with amino-acid sequence MKLILAVDAIVPPLTGIGRYTWELAKYYRAAPAGDLDAVLYYFAGEWVGDPGQLLDGQPRRSVAARQNGGFWSRASAAMRSWRQQRALRTHIFHSPNYFLPEYVEDGVITVHDLSVFKYPETHPIERIRHFERSFASTLRRTAHIITDSEAIKREVSEYFGWSLDNITSVPLGVPPEFRPYDREDLVVALNQYRLSPGAYTLCVSTLEPRKRVDALLAAYSALPVDLRGRYPLVLAGSSGWLNDELRGRIAKGEAEGWLRYLGFVPEPLLPLLYAGAHAFFFPSLYEGFGLPVLEAFASGVPTLTSRSSSLPEVADGAAWLVEPGDDASLRDGIERVICDGEWRTAAVARGLQVASVATWTRCAERTLDVCRRLA; translated from the coding sequence TTGAAGTTGATTCTCGCAGTCGACGCGATCGTTCCGCCGCTGACCGGCATTGGGCGATATACATGGGAGTTGGCGAAGTACTATCGAGCGGCACCCGCTGGCGATCTTGATGCCGTCCTTTATTACTTCGCGGGGGAATGGGTTGGCGATCCCGGGCAACTACTAGATGGCCAACCGCGGCGGAGCGTTGCAGCGCGCCAAAATGGGGGATTCTGGTCGCGTGCTTCTGCCGCCATGAGGAGTTGGCGGCAACAGCGCGCGCTCCGAACACATATCTTTCATTCTCCGAACTATTTCCTGCCGGAGTATGTGGAAGACGGAGTGATTACGGTTCATGACCTGTCCGTTTTCAAATACCCGGAGACTCACCCGATAGAACGCATTCGCCATTTCGAGCGAAGCTTTGCGTCGACACTGCGTCGCACCGCACATATCATCACCGATTCCGAGGCTATAAAACGAGAAGTGTCGGAGTATTTTGGCTGGTCGCTGGACAATATCACCTCGGTTCCCCTTGGGGTCCCGCCGGAATTCAGGCCTTACGATCGCGAAGATCTCGTCGTTGCGCTGAACCAGTATCGTCTATCTCCTGGCGCCTATACGCTTTGCGTATCAACGCTGGAGCCGAGAAAGCGAGTCGACGCATTGCTTGCAGCGTATTCGGCGTTGCCTGTTGATTTGCGGGGCCGTTACCCGCTCGTGCTTGCCGGGAGTTCGGGTTGGCTGAACGACGAGTTGCGCGGAAGGATCGCGAAGGGTGAGGCAGAAGGGTGGTTACGGTATTTGGGTTTTGTTCCGGAGCCTCTGTTGCCGCTGCTCTACGCAGGAGCGCACGCGTTTTTTTTCCCGTCGCTCTACGAAGGCTTTGGCCTACCGGTGCTGGAGGCGTTCGCAAGCGGCGTGCCGACGCTTACGTCCCGTTCCTCGTCGTTGCCCGAGGTGGCCGACGGCGCTGCATGGCTTGTTGAGCCAGGAGATGACGCATCGTTGCGTGACGGAATTGAGCGTGTAATTTGTGATGGGGAGTGGCGCACAGCTGCGGTCGCTCGCGGGCTGCAAGTTGCGAGTGTGGCGACCTGGACGAGATGTGCGGAGCGTACGCTGGACGTGTGTCGAAGATTAGCCTGA
- a CDS encoding glycosyltransferase family 4 protein, translating to MNHFKAAALQFTAIWLSARRTPAARNAARALVPAHRVPARRRQLLVDVSIIAVHDAGTGIQRVVRSLLTQLLLSPPAGFEVRPVWATRTIPFHYADHLLGLAPYDTTPKGAPVDVANGDIFLGLDLTSRILPRRQHDLLAWRKQGVRCAFVVYDLLPLQHHRWFTPRAHRSFRHWLSTIAIHADEFWCISRTVASNVDILMQQRFGLARAEIPARWFELGADRLDRARVDEAASHSVSARFARPMLLMVGTIEPRKAHAQVLDALDLLWDNGEQPTLVIVGKKGWHVDELVERLARHPQNGRSLFWLSEVDDAQLETFYTQADGLILASEAEGFGLPIIEAARHDKPLFLRDLPVFREVAGEHATYFSASDGHMLARQMSDWLTQLATGAAPRSGSIEPISWAASAKQLATFVIELAAR from the coding sequence TTGAATCACTTCAAAGCCGCCGCCCTTCAGTTCACTGCGATATGGTTGTCGGCGCGCCGCACGCCCGCTGCCAGAAATGCCGCACGCGCATTGGTGCCGGCACACCGAGTACCAGCGAGGCGCCGCCAACTGCTCGTCGACGTATCCATCATCGCGGTTCATGATGCCGGTACCGGCATTCAACGGGTTGTCCGCTCGTTGTTAACGCAGCTCCTGCTCTCACCCCCCGCTGGATTCGAGGTGCGCCCCGTCTGGGCGACTCGCACAATCCCGTTCCACTACGCAGATCATCTGCTCGGGCTCGCGCCTTACGACACGACGCCGAAAGGTGCACCCGTCGATGTTGCGAACGGTGATATTTTCCTAGGTCTCGACCTTACCAGTCGCATCCTGCCGAGACGGCAGCACGATCTGCTCGCGTGGCGAAAGCAAGGCGTGCGGTGTGCGTTCGTCGTCTACGATCTGCTTCCACTACAACACCATCGTTGGTTCACTCCGCGCGCGCATCGCTCGTTCCGACATTGGCTATCCACAATTGCAATTCACGCCGATGAATTCTGGTGCATATCGCGCACCGTCGCGAGCAACGTGGATATCCTGATGCAGCAGCGCTTCGGTCTTGCTCGAGCAGAGATTCCGGCACGTTGGTTTGAGCTTGGTGCTGACAGACTTGATCGTGCACGCGTCGACGAAGCTGCGTCGCACTCCGTATCTGCGCGATTTGCTCGCCCAATGTTGTTGATGGTTGGCACGATCGAGCCCCGCAAAGCGCATGCACAGGTACTCGACGCACTCGACTTGCTGTGGGACAACGGCGAGCAACCAACGTTAGTGATCGTCGGCAAGAAAGGATGGCACGTAGATGAGCTCGTTGAACGCCTAGCGCGGCATCCGCAAAATGGCAGGTCGCTATTTTGGCTCAGCGAAGTCGATGATGCGCAACTGGAAACCTTCTACACGCAGGCGGATGGTCTCATCCTGGCATCCGAGGCCGAAGGTTTCGGACTTCCGATTATCGAGGCCGCACGTCACGACAAGCCGCTGTTTCTGCGTGATCTCCCCGTATTTCGCGAAGTTGCCGGCGAACATGCGACCTATTTCTCGGCCTCGGACGGGCACATGCTCGCACGCCAAATGTCCGACTGGCTCACACAACTTGCGACAGGTGCTGCGCCACGCAGCGGCTCGATCGAGCCGATCAGTTGGGCCGCGAGCGCCAAACAACTAGCAACGTTCGTGATCGAGCTGGCTGCAAGATAA
- a CDS encoding ABC transporter ATP-binding protein, with protein MIELEGVCKDYHTRQGTRRVLNKVNLQVRQGEKVGILGRNGAGKSTLIRMISGAELPTAGRIRRSMQVSWPLAFGGAFQGSLTGMDNLRFICRVYGADAKAAEPFVQEFSELGYYLREPVKSYSAGMRARLAFAISMAIEFDCFLIDEIVAVGDSRFHAKCHHELFERRKDRALIIVSHDASYIREHCDRAAVLIAGKLHAFDVVEEAYAFYQENAA; from the coding sequence ATGATCGAACTCGAAGGCGTCTGCAAGGACTATCACACGCGGCAAGGCACGCGACGCGTACTGAACAAGGTCAATCTGCAGGTTCGGCAAGGCGAAAAAGTCGGCATTCTGGGTCGCAACGGGGCCGGAAAATCGACGTTGATCAGAATGATCAGCGGGGCCGAACTGCCGACTGCCGGCCGCATTCGTCGGAGCATGCAGGTGTCTTGGCCGCTCGCATTCGGAGGCGCGTTCCAAGGCAGCCTGACCGGCATGGACAATTTGCGATTCATCTGTCGAGTCTATGGCGCAGACGCGAAGGCAGCTGAACCATTCGTTCAGGAATTTTCAGAGCTCGGCTACTATTTGCGTGAGCCGGTCAAGAGTTATTCCGCCGGGATGCGCGCTCGCCTTGCGTTCGCAATTTCAATGGCCATCGAATTCGATTGCTTCCTGATCGACGAAATCGTCGCAGTCGGCGATAGCCGGTTCCACGCGAAGTGCCATCACGAACTGTTCGAACGACGCAAGGACCGCGCACTGATCATTGTGAGCCATGATGCAAGCTACATACGGGAACATTGTGATCGCGCGGCAGTGCTGATTGCGGGCAAGTTGCACGCATTCGACGTGGTCGAGGAAGCCTACGCGTTCTATCAGGAGAACGCCGCCTGA
- a CDS encoding GDP-mannose 4,6-dehydratase, with protein MAKVLITGIGGFTGRYLARQLAASGHDVCGLAHRAGPSWEWPTHVVDLLDRRRLSEIVELERPDMVAHLAAIAFVAHDDISSIYQTNVVGTRNLLAALSSSSHQPDAVLIASSANIYGNADCEVIDESVPPAPANDYAVSKLSMEYAARLWSEQLPIVFVRPFNYTGVGQAENFLLPKIVSCFRSHTPVLELGNLDVIRDFSDVRAVVAIYERLLTGAFAGETFNVCSGTGYSLQEVLSIMEKLAGYRPEVRVNPNFVRANEVRKLVGDDSKLRRAIGEAPRPIPLGDTLKWMLESVD; from the coding sequence ATGGCGAAAGTACTAATTACCGGGATCGGCGGCTTTACAGGCCGCTACCTCGCGCGCCAGTTGGCGGCGAGCGGCCATGATGTATGTGGGCTTGCCCATCGGGCGGGCCCGAGCTGGGAGTGGCCTACTCACGTTGTAGACCTGCTCGACCGTCGGCGGCTGTCGGAGATCGTCGAGCTCGAAAGGCCGGACATGGTTGCGCACCTTGCTGCGATCGCGTTCGTTGCACATGATGATATTAGCTCGATTTACCAGACCAACGTGGTCGGCACGCGGAACCTGCTCGCAGCGTTATCGTCGTCTTCGCATCAACCGGATGCAGTGCTTATTGCGAGCAGCGCGAATATCTACGGTAACGCTGATTGCGAAGTGATCGACGAATCGGTGCCCCCGGCGCCGGCCAATGACTACGCGGTCAGCAAGCTGTCGATGGAATATGCCGCCCGACTCTGGAGCGAGCAGTTGCCGATTGTATTCGTGCGGCCATTCAACTATACGGGCGTCGGTCAGGCTGAGAATTTTCTTCTGCCGAAGATAGTCTCATGCTTCCGTTCGCATACCCCGGTTCTAGAGCTCGGAAATCTCGATGTGATACGGGATTTCTCCGACGTACGGGCGGTCGTCGCGATCTATGAACGGTTGTTGACCGGCGCGTTTGCAGGTGAGACGTTTAACGTCTGCTCGGGTACTGGCTACTCGCTTCAGGAAGTGCTATCCATCATGGAGAAACTGGCGGGCTATCGACCTGAAGTTCGCGTCAATCCGAACTTCGTGCGTGCGAACGAAGTTCGCAAGCTGGTCGGTGACGACAGCAAATTGCGTCGGGCTATCGGCGAAGCGCCGCGGCCGATTCCGTTGGGCGACACGCTCAAGTGGATGCTGGAGAGTGTCGATTGA
- a CDS encoding glycosyltransferase family 1 protein: MKILTLSTYPIGTPAHGGQHRVANIVRVLRAAGHQVQSAGVLGSDQYAPEEYFCEYPGHEPLRRYISNPLLMEDWAIGRLYAEDDEAYRSLASKIDSAPDLILIENPWLFDFAKRFVTERKLNRTVLIYGSENIESQLRYDIVAQYLTVEDAERARDLIRETELKALRNAHGVCAVSQEDLEWMQSRTGAKCILAQNGVARRTVTVDGLEQANRVAQHRKIALLCGSAHPPNITGFFDMFGSGVGCIAPDEAIVLVGGVGPSIAGDARFHRAAGLSRATISAGVVSEECLQGLLTIAHTIILPITHGGGTNLKTAEALWAGKHIVATSVAMRGFDKFANAEGVSIADDSRSFVVALRESMAAAPLRLTQQEMAGRESVLWDETLRELVDYATGFGVKRSSTAEFKQGLQQQA; encoded by the coding sequence ATGAAGATATTGACGCTAAGCACGTATCCGATCGGAACGCCAGCACACGGCGGCCAACATCGGGTGGCGAACATCGTGCGGGTGCTGCGCGCTGCTGGACATCAGGTGCAATCCGCAGGTGTACTGGGAAGCGATCAATACGCGCCGGAAGAGTATTTTTGCGAGTACCCAGGGCATGAACCGCTACGGCGATACATCTCGAATCCGCTGTTGATGGAGGATTGGGCAATCGGCCGTCTCTATGCTGAGGACGATGAGGCCTATCGATCGCTCGCCAGCAAGATCGACTCGGCCCCGGATTTGATTCTGATCGAGAACCCCTGGCTGTTTGATTTCGCGAAGCGATTCGTAACCGAAAGAAAACTGAATAGAACAGTGCTGATCTACGGTTCCGAAAATATCGAAAGCCAGTTGCGCTATGACATCGTTGCTCAGTATCTGACGGTTGAAGACGCGGAACGAGCTCGCGACCTGATCCGCGAAACTGAACTCAAGGCGTTGCGCAATGCGCATGGCGTATGTGCGGTATCGCAGGAGGATCTCGAGTGGATGCAGTCACGCACGGGGGCCAAGTGCATTCTTGCGCAGAACGGCGTCGCGCGTCGGACCGTGACAGTTGATGGTCTCGAGCAGGCGAACCGAGTTGCCCAGCACCGGAAAATCGCATTGCTCTGTGGCTCGGCGCATCCGCCCAACATCACCGGATTTTTCGATATGTTCGGCAGTGGCGTCGGGTGCATTGCACCCGACGAGGCGATCGTTCTGGTCGGTGGCGTTGGCCCATCGATCGCAGGGGATGCTCGTTTTCATCGAGCGGCCGGCTTGAGCCGGGCGACCATTTCCGCAGGAGTCGTTTCGGAAGAGTGTCTCCAGGGACTGCTGACGATCGCACATACGATCATCCTGCCGATCACGCACGGTGGCGGCACCAATCTCAAGACGGCTGAAGCACTTTGGGCGGGCAAGCACATTGTCGCGACATCAGTTGCGATGCGCGGGTTCGATAAATTTGCCAACGCGGAAGGCGTATCGATCGCAGACGACAGCCGCTCATTCGTGGTCGCACTGAGAGAGTCCATGGCGGCTGCACCCTTGCGGCTTACGCAGCAGGAAATGGCCGGGCGAGAATCGGTGCTTTGGGACGAGACGCTGCGCGAGCTTGTTGACTATGCGACCGGCTTTGGCGTGAAGCGATCGTCTACCGCAGAATTCAAGCAGGGACTGCAACAGCAGGCCTGA
- a CDS encoding FkbM family methyltransferase, which yields MNRLRCGGLRAAIQVNAQSIRRCGDILIAHIIHPERKARWLRIHGQMITSYAQNFEDVMLWRALKHIERGFYIDIGAQDPRIDSVSLLFYEQGWRGIHVEPTPYYAEALRRERPDETVLQSAVGGESTALRFYEIPGTGISTADEKIVEQHRVRGFQDREIVVPCVTLASVFEAVGDKDIHWLKVDVEGFERQVLDSWGENAARPWIVVVESTLPLSQIDCHDVWESALDRRGYSFVYFDGLNRYYVAEERRELKHAFEVPPNVFDDFALGGEASAPFHRQIVERDNAALEATRKELRQHDEDSQARIRALLREIESLNQRDAEGQLAARDELLTLERKLREQECLWGERDREQADELAKIRTEFAATLKQLAAVEEAARGQMLELLMRVDATHESQLRAHTEQEQAWQRMFDERERYWAGMLQESRDEVRALSEAARQQVEQAKDVLEHSAAVEQEARRQVIEVSERVETILTSQSKAHAEHERAWQHTLDERELYWTETLQSTLAEVGALTEAGRQQARQADQALERQARTLREAAEVERARLSDHFATELAGLRRSHQDERDRCRAREVELIRQCEVVAASASEEREKIRSDYSAEIDVFKERVLSMAERSAAYLWEGYRVGRAERARGWFSRAFSLGAPDAGIDLKHLSQSVDSMRATGSAEQGVNHMRKLKINFQPEFVLRGDGKYGLEDFLLLHDRNFVRAAYLALLKREPDEYGERHYLSRVRAGVSKAIILSDIQNSKEARRHNVRIAHLRGAILANKLFGVPVLGSLIQGVCFFFSVNRHLKDLRALENHLIRMGEEMQQNYQSQMELSAKSHATSNGK from the coding sequence ATGAACAGGCTGCGATGTGGTGGTTTGCGCGCAGCCATTCAGGTGAATGCACAAAGTATACGGCGGTGCGGCGATATCCTTATCGCCCACATCATCCACCCAGAGCGGAAAGCACGTTGGCTTCGAATTCATGGTCAGATGATTACTTCTTACGCACAAAATTTCGAAGACGTGATGTTGTGGCGCGCGCTGAAGCATATCGAGCGTGGCTTCTATATTGATATCGGTGCGCAAGATCCGCGTATTGATTCCGTCAGCCTGCTTTTCTATGAACAGGGCTGGCGCGGCATACATGTCGAGCCGACGCCATACTACGCTGAAGCGTTGAGGCGGGAGCGGCCGGACGAAACGGTGCTTCAGTCAGCCGTCGGCGGGGAATCCACTGCGTTGCGATTCTACGAGATTCCAGGGACGGGCATCTCGACTGCGGACGAGAAGATCGTTGAGCAACATAGGGTGCGCGGTTTTCAGGATCGGGAAATAGTTGTGCCGTGCGTGACGCTCGCATCGGTGTTCGAAGCCGTGGGCGATAAAGACATCCATTGGCTCAAAGTCGACGTCGAAGGGTTTGAGCGTCAGGTGCTTGATAGCTGGGGAGAGAACGCGGCACGTCCATGGATCGTGGTGGTCGAGAGCACGTTGCCACTCTCGCAGATCGATTGTCACGACGTTTGGGAGTCTGCGCTGGACCGGCGCGGATATAGTTTCGTTTATTTCGACGGACTGAATAGATACTACGTCGCCGAAGAGCGTCGCGAGCTCAAGCACGCATTCGAAGTGCCGCCTAACGTATTTGACGATTTCGCGCTCGGCGGCGAAGCGAGCGCACCGTTTCATCGTCAAATTGTCGAGCGCGACAACGCGGCGCTCGAGGCGACCAGAAAAGAATTGCGTCAGCATGATGAAGACAGTCAAGCTCGCATTCGAGCATTGCTTCGCGAAATCGAATCCCTCAATCAGCGTGATGCGGAAGGGCAGCTGGCGGCGCGGGACGAACTGCTGACGCTAGAGCGGAAACTGCGCGAACAGGAATGCCTGTGGGGTGAGCGTGACCGGGAACAGGCTGACGAACTTGCCAAAATCCGGACGGAGTTTGCGGCTACGCTCAAGCAATTGGCCGCCGTCGAGGAGGCGGCGCGCGGACAAATGCTCGAATTGTTGATGCGAGTGGATGCCACGCACGAATCCCAGTTGCGGGCGCATACTGAACAGGAGCAGGCGTGGCAGCGGATGTTCGATGAGCGCGAACGCTATTGGGCCGGTATGTTGCAGGAATCCCGAGATGAAGTGCGTGCGTTATCGGAGGCGGCTCGGCAGCAAGTGGAACAGGCGAAGGATGTCCTCGAGCATTCGGCTGCGGTCGAGCAGGAGGCGCGGCGCCAAGTAATCGAGGTGTCGGAGCGAGTTGAAACGATCCTGACGTCGCAGTCGAAAGCACATGCCGAGCATGAGCGCGCGTGGCAGCACACGCTCGATGAGCGGGAGCTCTACTGGACCGAAACCTTGCAGAGCACCCTTGCCGAAGTCGGGGCATTGACCGAGGCGGGGCGACAGCAGGCAAGGCAGGCGGACCAGGCGCTCGAACGGCAGGCCCGCACACTTCGGGAGGCGGCCGAGGTTGAGCGTGCTCGATTAAGCGATCATTTTGCGACGGAACTGGCCGGGTTGCGTCGGTCGCATCAAGATGAGCGGGACAGATGCCGCGCGCGAGAAGTCGAGTTGATTCGGCAATGTGAAGTGGTCGCGGCATCTGCATCGGAAGAGCGTGAAAAAATTCGGTCGGATTACTCGGCTGAAATAGACGTCTTCAAGGAGCGCGTGCTTTCGATGGCTGAAAGAAGTGCTGCGTATCTATGGGAAGGATATCGTGTCGGGCGAGCGGAGCGCGCGCGCGGTTGGTTTTCGAGGGCGTTCTCGCTAGGAGCACCCGACGCGGGAATTGACCTGAAGCATCTTTCTCAATCAGTGGATTCTATGAGGGCTACGGGGTCAGCGGAACAAGGTGTGAACCACATGAGAAAATTGAAAATCAACTTCCAGCCGGAGTTTGTCCTTCGTGGCGACGGGAAATACGGTCTAGAGGACTTCCTTTTGCTGCATGACAGGAATTTCGTTCGAGCGGCTTATCTTGCACTATTGAAGCGGGAGCCGGACGAATACGGTGAGCGGCACTATCTGAGCCGGGTGCGCGCAGGGGTGAGCAAGGCTATTATTTTATCGGATATCCAGAATTCGAAAGAGGCTCGGCGACATAATGTCAGAATCGCGCATCTGAGGGGTGCGATTCTGGCGAACAAATTGTTTGGTGTTCCGGTGCTTGGTAGCCTCATTCAGGGCGTTTGCTTCTTCTTCAGCGTCAATCGCCATCTCAAGGATCTTCGCGCGCTCGAAAATCACTTGATCAGGATGGGGGAAGAGATGCAGCAAAATTATCAAAGTCAGATGGAATTGTCTGCAAAATCTCATGCAACGAGTAACGGCAAATGA
- the gmd gene encoding GDP-mannose 4,6-dehydratase, producing MSVTAIITGITGQDGAYLAELLLEKGYVVYGTYRRTSSVNFWRIEELGIAAHPNLHLVEYDLTDLSSSIRLLQQTGATEVYNLAAQSFVGVSFDQPVTTAEITGIGPLNLLEAIRIVNPAIRFYQASTSEMFGKVQAIPQTEQTPFYPRSPYGVAKLYAHWITVNYRESYNIFGCSGILFNHESPLRGREFVTRKITDSVAKLRLGKLDVLELGNLDAKRDWGFAKEYVEGMWRMLQADRPDTYVLATNRTETVRDFVSMAAQAAGFELAWEGRDEHEIGIDRTSGKTIVRINPKFYRPAEVELLIGDPQKARDALGWRPTTTLEQLCQMMVEADIRRNEIGFSF from the coding sequence ATGAGCGTTACCGCAATCATCACTGGTATTACTGGGCAAGACGGCGCTTATCTTGCCGAACTCCTGCTCGAGAAGGGCTATGTCGTCTACGGCACTTACCGCCGCACGAGTTCCGTGAATTTCTGGCGGATCGAGGAACTCGGAATTGCTGCGCATCCGAATCTGCATCTGGTCGAATACGACTTGACGGATTTGAGCTCCAGCATTCGTCTCCTTCAACAGACCGGTGCGACGGAAGTTTACAATCTCGCGGCGCAAAGCTTCGTCGGTGTGTCGTTCGATCAGCCGGTAACGACGGCTGAGATCACTGGAATTGGCCCGCTGAATTTGCTCGAAGCAATCCGCATCGTCAATCCGGCGATTCGTTTCTATCAGGCGAGCACGTCCGAAATGTTCGGTAAGGTACAGGCGATTCCACAAACCGAACAGACACCCTTCTACCCGCGTAGTCCGTATGGTGTCGCCAAGCTCTATGCGCACTGGATCACGGTCAATTACCGCGAGAGCTACAATATTTTCGGGTGCAGCGGGATCTTGTTCAACCACGAGTCGCCGTTGCGGGGTCGAGAGTTCGTTACCCGGAAAATCACTGACAGCGTTGCGAAGCTCCGCCTCGGTAAGCTTGACGTGCTGGAACTGGGCAATCTGGATGCAAAGCGCGATTGGGGTTTCGCAAAGGAATATGTCGAAGGCATGTGGCGCATGCTTCAGGCCGACCGGCCGGATACCTATGTGCTGGCAACCAATCGGACGGAAACTGTGCGCGACTTCGTTAGCATGGCTGCGCAGGCAGCCGGATTCGAACTTGCCTGGGAGGGGCGCGATGAACACGAGATCGGTATCGACCGGACGTCGGGCAAGACGATCGTGCGCATCAATCCCAAATTCTATCGACCGGCCGAAGTGGAATTGCTGATCGGTGATCCGCAAAAAGCGCGCGATGCGCTCGGCTGGAGGCCGACCACGACTCTCGAGCAACTCTGCCAGATGATGGTCGAGGCGGATATTCGCCGCAACGAGATTGGTTTTTCTTTCTGA